One Chryseobacterium sp. StRB126 genomic region harbors:
- a CDS encoding SRPBCC domain-containing protein → MSKKIETEIAIHATPEKIWKILSNFQNYPTWNPFITEIRGSVEEGSQIQVTIKPKEGKGMVFKPVVLSKKENKELKWLGKLLFKGIFDGEHHFELIDNKNGTTQFIQSEQFSGLLVPFFNFDNTTIGFNLMNQKLKELAEKS, encoded by the coding sequence ATGTCAAAGAAAATCGAAACAGAAATAGCCATTCATGCCACCCCTGAAAAAATATGGAAAATATTATCAAACTTTCAAAATTATCCAACCTGGAATCCTTTTATTACTGAGATTCGGGGATCGGTAGAAGAAGGCAGCCAAATACAGGTTACGATCAAACCAAAAGAAGGAAAAGGCATGGTCTTCAAGCCTGTAGTCTTATCGAAAAAAGAGAATAAAGAACTGAAATGGTTAGGAAAATTATTATTTAAAGGGATATTTGATGGTGAACATCACTTTGAATTGATTGACAATAAAAATGGGACAACTCAATTTATCCAATCAGAACAATTTTCTGGTCTCCTTGTTCCGTTTTTTAATTTTGACAATACAACAATCGGCTTCAATCTCATGAATCAGAAATTAAAAGAATTAGCTGAAAAAAGCTGA